The proteins below come from a single Caulobacter flavus genomic window:
- a CDS encoding TonB-dependent receptor domain-containing protein: MNRRTYAGTVSALALLSWGAMAHAAQQAEAPAAEGDATVSEVVVTGSRIASRGFTQPTPTTTVTAEDLEKASQPNVFQAIVQMPALQGSTGKTVFVNSTSSGMQGLSSFSLRGLGPIRTLTLLDGQRVTPANINGVSDVSQFPQLLIKQVDVVTGGASASYGSDAIGGVVNFVTDKTFEGFKARLEGGESKYRDNDTFVAQAAFGDAFMDDRLRVIGSVEYSREAGVLAGGFGEQQAGGRDWYETPAIQVRPLASTTDGLPQYRVIKGAQQIQYAKYGLITNGPLQGIAFGQGGAPYQFQYGSGGTPNGAGGVTGCFAPFCVGGDLSGGIGASPTLAARLKRKVAYGRVSYKWGDDDEIYLTTNFAQVNSLNQPNVGAERTGLTIQCENPFVPAAIRTACVNNNITSFQMGTSNGAFGPIDVNVKREQERFVLGASGSREVFGTSWSYDAYYAYGVNRISIDVDNITLTPRYNAAIDAIAGPNGTVICRDPIARANGCVPLNIIGNVTQDPAARAYVMPENGPRQRSKQNQSVAAFNVTGEPLQSWAGPVAIAAGLEWREEKYKTVGDPYGDGATADNGYTDDYKADPLLRVAGNNWYAGNYHGGHGSYNVVEGYLEANVPVLQSETLGEANINGAVRQTKYSTSGNVTTWKLGGVWKTPVQGLRLRAVTSRDIRAPNLGELFAPPVVTNATVLYKGTAVNVLQEIVGNSNLRPEIARNTEVGVVLAEPAWLPGFSFSADYFDIKVDGAINSLAAQDLVDLCVAGNQEICGAMLLTSTQPNTNFVRVQAFNVATMRTKGVDLEAIYRKNLEDWGLPGTLSIRALATHVMSFKTTSGVLGTIPVESAGVNLSNTPDWKATFSQTWALDRLSLTLYQRWISDGVYNNEYIECQTNCPVSTVQRRTIDNNHMEGATYVDLGGTYDVNDNVTAYFKVDNLFDEDPVAAPTTNVSPGVNPYLYDTIGRMYRAGVRLRF, from the coding sequence TTGAATCGCCGAACCTACGCCGGCACGGTCTCGGCTCTGGCGCTGTTGTCCTGGGGGGCGATGGCCCATGCGGCGCAGCAGGCCGAAGCGCCCGCGGCCGAAGGCGACGCCACCGTCTCTGAAGTCGTCGTCACCGGTTCGCGCATCGCCTCGCGCGGCTTCACCCAGCCGACGCCGACCACCACCGTCACCGCCGAGGACCTCGAGAAGGCCTCGCAGCCCAACGTCTTCCAGGCCATCGTCCAGATGCCGGCCCTGCAGGGCAGCACCGGCAAGACGGTCTTCGTCAACAGCACCAGCAGCGGCATGCAGGGCCTGAGTTCGTTCAGCCTGCGGGGCCTTGGCCCCATCCGCACCCTGACCCTGCTGGACGGCCAGCGCGTCACCCCGGCCAACATCAACGGCGTCTCCGACGTCAGCCAGTTCCCGCAACTGCTGATCAAGCAGGTCGACGTGGTCACCGGCGGCGCCTCGGCCTCGTATGGTTCGGACGCCATCGGCGGCGTCGTCAACTTCGTGACCGACAAGACCTTCGAGGGCTTCAAGGCCCGCCTCGAAGGCGGCGAGAGCAAGTACCGCGACAACGACACCTTCGTGGCCCAGGCCGCGTTCGGCGACGCCTTCATGGACGATCGCCTGCGCGTCATCGGCAGCGTCGAGTACAGCCGCGAGGCCGGCGTCCTGGCCGGCGGCTTCGGCGAGCAGCAGGCCGGCGGCCGCGACTGGTACGAGACGCCCGCCATCCAGGTGCGTCCGCTGGCCTCGACCACCGACGGCCTGCCGCAGTACCGCGTCATCAAGGGCGCCCAGCAGATCCAGTACGCCAAGTACGGCCTGATCACGAACGGACCGCTGCAAGGCATCGCCTTCGGTCAGGGCGGCGCGCCCTATCAGTTCCAGTACGGCTCGGGCGGCACGCCCAACGGCGCTGGCGGCGTCACCGGCTGCTTCGCTCCGTTCTGCGTCGGCGGCGACCTGTCGGGCGGCATCGGCGCCTCGCCGACCCTGGCCGCGCGCCTCAAGCGCAAGGTCGCCTACGGCCGCGTCAGCTACAAGTGGGGCGACGACGACGAGATCTACCTGACCACCAACTTCGCCCAGGTGAACTCGCTCAACCAGCCCAACGTCGGCGCCGAGCGCACCGGCCTGACCATCCAGTGCGAGAACCCGTTCGTGCCGGCCGCCATCCGCACGGCCTGCGTCAACAACAACATCACCAGCTTCCAGATGGGCACCAGCAACGGCGCGTTCGGTCCCATCGACGTCAACGTCAAGCGCGAGCAGGAACGCTTCGTGCTCGGCGCCAGCGGCAGCCGCGAGGTGTTCGGCACGTCGTGGAGCTATGACGCCTACTACGCCTACGGCGTGAACCGCATCAGCATCGACGTCGACAACATCACCCTGACGCCGCGCTACAACGCCGCCATCGACGCCATCGCCGGCCCGAACGGCACGGTGATCTGCCGTGACCCGATCGCCCGCGCCAACGGCTGCGTGCCGCTGAACATCATCGGCAACGTCACCCAGGATCCGGCCGCCCGGGCCTACGTGATGCCCGAGAACGGGCCGCGCCAGCGCTCCAAGCAGAACCAGTCCGTCGCCGCGTTCAACGTCACCGGCGAGCCGCTGCAGTCGTGGGCCGGCCCGGTGGCCATCGCCGCCGGCCTGGAATGGCGCGAGGAGAAGTACAAGACCGTCGGCGACCCCTACGGCGACGGCGCCACGGCCGACAACGGCTACACCGACGACTACAAGGCCGATCCGCTGCTGCGCGTGGCCGGCAACAACTGGTACGCCGGCAACTACCACGGCGGCCACGGCTCCTATAACGTCGTCGAAGGCTACCTCGAAGCCAACGTGCCGGTCCTGCAGTCCGAGACCCTCGGCGAGGCCAACATCAACGGCGCGGTTCGCCAGACCAAGTACAGCACCTCGGGCAACGTCACGACGTGGAAGCTGGGCGGCGTCTGGAAGACGCCGGTCCAGGGCCTGCGCCTGCGGGCGGTGACCTCGCGCGACATCCGCGCCCCGAACCTGGGCGAGCTGTTCGCGCCGCCGGTCGTGACCAACGCCACCGTCCTCTACAAGGGCACGGCGGTGAACGTCCTCCAGGAGATCGTCGGCAACAGCAACCTGCGCCCCGAGATCGCCCGCAACACCGAGGTCGGCGTCGTCCTGGCCGAGCCGGCCTGGCTGCCGGGCTTCAGCTTCTCGGCCGACTATTTCGACATCAAGGTCGACGGCGCTATCAACTCGCTTGCCGCCCAGGACCTGGTCGACCTGTGCGTCGCCGGCAACCAGGAGATCTGCGGGGCGATGCTGCTGACCAGCACTCAGCCCAACACCAACTTCGTGCGGGTGCAGGCCTTCAACGTCGCCACCATGCGCACCAAGGGCGTCGACCTGGAGGCGATCTACCGCAAGAACCTGGAAGACTGGGGCCTGCCGGGCACGCTGTCGATCCGCGCGCTGGCCACCCACGTCATGAGCTTCAAGACCACCTCGGGCGTGCTTGGCACGATCCCGGTCGAGAGCGCCGGCGTGAACCTGTCCAACACGCCCGACTGGAAGGCGACCTTCAGCCAGACCTGGGCGCTCGACCGCCTCAGCCTGACCCTCTACCAGCGCTGGATCAGCGACGGCGTCTACAACAACGAATACATCGAGTGCCAGACCAACTGCCCGGTCTCGACCGTGCAGCGCCGCACCATCGACAACAACCACATGGAGGGGGCGACCTACGTCGACCTCGGCGGCACCTACGACGTCAACGACAACGTCACCGCCTACTTCAAGGTCGACAACCTGTTCGACGAGGATCCGGTCGCCGCGCCGACCACCAACGTCAGCCCGGGCGTCAACCCCTACCTCTACGACACCATCGGTCGGATGTACCGCGCGGGCGTGCGCCTGCGGTTCTGA
- a CDS encoding MurR/RpiR family transcriptional regulator, with amino-acid sequence MSQSESAVDDGDILPRIEAMMEAMTRSDLKIAKLILKSPHEFVRASVKSVATDLGVSEPTVLRFCRTVGCEGFKDLKFRLIQELAHAQAVTDQRERAARPAPARPDPVAASGADAAVADRLFDTIIDALGRTRETLNENDLQAAALAIAKAARVVVYGIGGSSAALASEIHNRLFRLDVPAMVFTDGYAQRMSAAILSPGDVALFLSSTGRPRELQESMELAKHYKAVCIAITDADSPLGRDADICLHVGLSPSGVEEFQPNPMRFAQLFVIDRLAYAVAASLGERAHQMLRRARGSVAWLHGIAPQQPIGD; translated from the coding sequence ATGAGTCAGTCTGAAAGCGCCGTCGACGACGGCGACATCCTTCCGCGCATCGAGGCGATGATGGAGGCGATGACGCGCTCCGACCTCAAGATCGCCAAGCTGATCCTGAAGTCCCCGCACGAGTTCGTCCGCGCCAGCGTCAAGTCGGTCGCCACCGATCTGGGCGTCAGCGAGCCCACCGTCCTGCGCTTCTGCCGCACCGTGGGCTGCGAGGGCTTCAAGGACCTGAAGTTCCGCCTGATCCAGGAGCTGGCGCACGCCCAGGCCGTCACCGACCAGCGCGAGCGGGCGGCGCGGCCGGCGCCGGCCAGGCCCGATCCGGTCGCCGCCTCGGGCGCCGACGCCGCTGTCGCCGACCGCCTGTTCGACACCATCATCGACGCCCTCGGGCGCACGCGCGAGACTTTGAACGAGAACGACCTGCAGGCCGCCGCCCTGGCCATCGCCAAGGCCGCGCGCGTGGTCGTCTACGGAATCGGCGGCAGTTCGGCCGCCCTGGCCAGCGAGATCCACAACCGCCTGTTCCGCCTCGACGTGCCGGCCATGGTGTTCACCGACGGCTACGCCCAGCGGATGTCGGCCGCCATCCTGTCGCCCGGCGACGTGGCGCTGTTCCTGTCCTCCACCGGCCGCCCGCGCGAGCTGCAGGAGAGCATGGAGCTGGCCAAGCACTACAAGGCCGTCTGCATCGCCATCACCGACGCGGACTCGCCGCTGGGCCGCGACGCCGACATCTGCCTGCACGTGGGGCTGTCGCCGTCGGGCGTGGAGGAGTTCCAGCCCAACCCGATGCGCTTCGCCCAGCTGTTCGTCATCGACCGCCTGGCCTACGCCGTCGCCGCATCGCTCGGCGAGCGGGCGCACCAGATGCTGCGTCGGGCCCGGGGCAGCGTCGCCTGGCTCCACGGAATCGCGCCTCAGCAGCCGATCGGCGACTGA
- a CDS encoding RidA family protein, giving the protein MSIQRIGAATTGTGGNALPFCQATVANGFVFVSGQVPMDENGVLVDGGVVPQTHKVIENIVGILAKAGCTLKDVVKANVWLDDARDFHAFNRVYNSYFGDALPARACVQSPMMVDCKVEIEVIALVPQA; this is encoded by the coding sequence GTGTCCATCCAACGCATCGGCGCGGCCACCACGGGCACCGGCGGCAACGCCCTGCCCTTCTGCCAGGCCACGGTCGCCAACGGCTTCGTCTTCGTCTCGGGCCAGGTGCCGATGGACGAGAACGGCGTGCTGGTCGACGGCGGCGTCGTGCCCCAGACCCACAAGGTCATCGAGAACATCGTCGGCATCCTGGCCAAGGCCGGCTGCACCCTGAAGGACGTGGTCAAGGCCAATGTCTGGCTGGACGACGCCCGCGACTTTCACGCCTTCAACCGCGTCTACAACAGCTATTTCGGCGACGCCCTGCCGGCCCGCGCCTGCGTGCAGTCGCCGATGATGGTCGACTGCAAGGTCGAGATCGAGGTCATCGCCCTGGTTCCGCAGGCCTGA
- a CDS encoding N-acyl-D-amino-acid deacylase family protein gives MASPLPSADIVLKGGTVIDGSGAPAFVADVALAGDTIVAVGPSLPIGTAQAIDVSGLVVAPGFIDVHTHDDLVCITQPDMLPKISQGVTTVVAGNCGISAPLLRFDEAVAEPFNLLGAREDFAYAAFADYRRAIEAAAPRVNVAALVGHSTLRVLCMDDLERPATPAERERMDALLRDALAEGALGMSSGVFYAPAWAADLEELQALARTVAEAGGVYTAHIRDEREGIIEALKEAFAVAAPSGAPLILSHHKCAGVRNWGRAAETLGLIDQTRQGQPVHLDCYPYTAGSTIIRPDLADGEVEILVNWSEPHPEMAGRTLAAIAADWGLSQPAAAERLMPGGASYFQMAEADMRSILAHPCCMVGSDGLPHDKRPHPRLWGAFPRVLGHYARDQKLISLEAAVHKMTGLAADTFRLAGRGRVAVGMKADLTVFDADAIIDQATYEAPTRPAKGVEQVFVNGSLAWSGGGVVGRRSGRFLRSAT, from the coding sequence ATGGCCAGCCCCCTCCCCTCCGCCGACATCGTCCTGAAGGGCGGCACGGTCATCGACGGCAGCGGCGCGCCGGCCTTCGTCGCCGACGTCGCCCTGGCCGGCGACACCATCGTCGCGGTGGGGCCCTCGCTGCCGATCGGGACGGCCCAGGCGATCGACGTCTCGGGCCTGGTTGTGGCGCCGGGCTTCATCGACGTGCACACCCACGACGATCTCGTCTGCATCACCCAGCCCGACATGCTGCCCAAGATCAGCCAGGGTGTGACGACGGTCGTTGCCGGCAACTGCGGGATCTCGGCCCCGCTGCTGCGCTTCGACGAGGCGGTGGCCGAACCGTTCAACCTGCTGGGCGCGCGCGAGGACTTCGCCTACGCCGCCTTCGCCGACTATCGCCGCGCCATCGAGGCGGCCGCGCCGCGCGTCAACGTGGCGGCCCTGGTCGGCCATTCGACGCTGCGGGTGCTGTGCATGGACGACCTGGAGCGTCCCGCCACCCCGGCCGAGCGCGAGCGGATGGACGCCCTGCTGCGCGACGCCCTGGCCGAAGGCGCCCTGGGCATGAGCTCGGGCGTGTTCTACGCCCCGGCCTGGGCGGCGGACCTGGAGGAACTGCAGGCCCTGGCCCGCACGGTCGCCGAAGCCGGCGGCGTCTACACCGCCCATATCCGCGACGAGCGCGAGGGCATCATCGAGGCGCTGAAGGAAGCCTTCGCCGTGGCCGCGCCCAGCGGCGCGCCGCTCATCCTGTCGCACCACAAGTGCGCGGGCGTGCGCAACTGGGGTCGCGCGGCCGAGACCCTGGGCCTGATCGACCAGACCCGCCAGGGCCAGCCGGTGCACCTGGACTGCTATCCCTACACCGCCGGCTCGACGATCATCCGGCCCGACCTGGCCGACGGCGAGGTCGAGATCCTGGTCAACTGGTCCGAGCCGCACCCGGAGATGGCCGGCCGCACCCTGGCGGCGATCGCGGCCGACTGGGGCCTGTCGCAGCCGGCCGCAGCGGAGCGGCTGATGCCCGGCGGCGCCAGCTACTTCCAGATGGCCGAAGCCGACATGCGCTCGATCCTGGCCCACCCCTGCTGCATGGTGGGCTCGGACGGGCTGCCGCACGACAAGCGCCCGCACCCGCGCCTGTGGGGCGCGTTCCCGCGCGTGCTGGGCCACTACGCCCGCGACCAGAAGCTGATCAGCCTGGAGGCCGCGGTCCACAAGATGACGGGCCTGGCCGCCGACACCTTCCGCCTGGCCGGTCGCGGCCGCGTGGCCGTGGGGATGAAGGCCGACCTGACGGTGTTCGACGCCGACGCGATCATCGACCAGGCCACCTACGAGGCCCCCACCCGCCCGGCCAAGGGCGTGGAGCAGGTGTTCGTCAACGGGTCGCTGGCCTGGAGCGGCGGCGGCGTCGTCGGCCGGCGGTCGGGCCGCTTCCTGCGATCGGCGACCTGA
- a CDS encoding RDD family protein produces the protein MSEATTLKLTRAFVTPEGVDLRLQLADASQRAAAFFVDAAIMLLVLIVASLLIGLIGVGALAAAGLKGAEMIAVVWLLGFFLLRNFYFVGFELSAAAATPGKRAMGIRVAARDGGRLRPGAIFARNAMRELEVFIPISMLFAPAGVEGGGVEGWMYLLGITWAGVFVLFPLFNKDRLRAGDLIGGTWVVRAPKRKLMRDMADEGAERLQRYAFTLEQIDAYGAKELHVLEDVLRERDRKTMRAVADRIAGKIGWTRLAQEDDYDFLSAYYAALRKRLEARLLMGVRRRDKHDTAR, from the coding sequence ATGAGCGAGGCGACCACTCTCAAGCTGACGCGCGCCTTCGTCACGCCCGAAGGCGTCGACCTTCGCCTGCAGCTGGCCGACGCCAGTCAGCGCGCCGCCGCCTTCTTCGTGGACGCGGCCATCATGCTGCTGGTGCTGATCGTCGCTTCGCTGCTGATCGGCCTGATCGGCGTAGGGGCCCTGGCCGCAGCCGGGCTGAAGGGCGCGGAGATGATCGCGGTGGTGTGGCTGCTCGGCTTCTTCCTGCTGCGCAACTTCTACTTCGTCGGCTTCGAGCTGAGCGCCGCGGCCGCCACGCCGGGCAAGCGGGCCATGGGCATCCGCGTCGCCGCCCGCGACGGCGGCCGCCTGCGCCCGGGCGCGATCTTCGCCCGCAACGCCATGCGCGAGCTTGAGGTCTTCATCCCGATCAGCATGCTGTTCGCCCCGGCCGGGGTGGAGGGCGGCGGCGTCGAGGGCTGGATGTACCTGCTGGGGATCACCTGGGCCGGTGTGTTCGTGTTGTTCCCGCTGTTCAACAAGGACCGCCTGCGGGCCGGCGACCTGATCGGCGGCACCTGGGTCGTTCGCGCGCCCAAGCGCAAGCTGATGCGCGACATGGCCGACGAGGGGGCCGAGCGCCTGCAGCGCTACGCCTTCACCCTGGAACAGATCGACGCCTACGGCGCCAAGGAGCTGCACGTCCTCGAGGACGTGCTGCGCGAGCGCGATCGCAAGACCATGCGCGCCGTGGCCGACCGCATCGCCGGCAAGATCGGCTGGACGCGCCTGGCCCAGGAAGACGACTACGACTTCCTCAGCGCCTACTACGCGGCCCTGCGCAAGCGGCTCGAGGCGCGCCTGCTGATGGGCGTGCGGCGTCGCGACAAACACGACACCGCGCGCTGA
- a CDS encoding stage II sporulation protein M — protein MIDVKVDGRLKSQRFRQEREADWRRLERLMEKVEKGSMASLSEEEILAAPVLYRSALSSLSVARATSLDRGMIEYLEMLCARAYFFVYGSRETLRGQLATFFAGGWPAAVRGLWRETLVSVGLMVIGALVGAWLFGQDAEWYYAFMPKEMTGGRDPAATTEMLRATLDGTKSSSGLSMFATFLFTHNAQVALLAFALGFALCVPTAMLVIYNGVMLGVFFALFASRGLGVEAGGWLAIHGVTELFAVCLAGAAGLKIGWTVAFPGERSRLDAAAQAGRHAATVMGGVVVMLFFAGLLEGFGRQLIVWTPARYGVAAVTALIWGLYFYAPRRGAKA, from the coding sequence GTGATCGACGTCAAGGTCGACGGCCGCCTGAAGAGCCAGCGTTTCCGCCAGGAGCGCGAGGCCGACTGGCGGCGGCTGGAACGGCTGATGGAGAAGGTCGAGAAGGGCTCGATGGCCAGCCTCTCCGAAGAGGAGATCCTGGCCGCGCCGGTGCTCTACCGGTCGGCCCTGTCGTCGCTGTCGGTCGCCCGCGCCACCTCGCTCGATCGCGGCATGATCGAGTACCTGGAGATGCTCTGCGCCCGGGCCTACTTCTTCGTCTACGGCTCGCGCGAGACCCTGCGCGGCCAGCTGGCGACCTTCTTCGCCGGCGGCTGGCCGGCGGCGGTGCGCGGCCTGTGGCGCGAGACCCTGGTCAGCGTGGGGCTGATGGTGATCGGCGCCCTGGTGGGGGCCTGGCTCTTCGGCCAAGACGCCGAGTGGTACTACGCCTTCATGCCCAAGGAGATGACCGGTGGGCGCGATCCGGCCGCGACCACCGAGATGCTGCGCGCCACCCTCGACGGGACCAAGTCGAGCAGCGGCCTTTCGATGTTCGCCACCTTCCTGTTCACCCACAACGCCCAGGTCGCGCTGCTGGCTTTCGCGTTGGGCTTCGCGCTGTGCGTGCCCACCGCGATGCTGGTGATCTACAACGGCGTCATGCTGGGGGTGTTTTTCGCGCTGTTCGCCAGCCGCGGACTGGGCGTCGAGGCCGGGGGCTGGCTGGCGATCCACGGGGTGACCGAGCTGTTCGCCGTCTGCCTGGCCGGCGCGGCCGGCCTGAAGATCGGCTGGACCGTGGCCTTCCCCGGCGAGCGCAGCCGCCTCGACGCGGCGGCCCAGGCCGGACGTCACGCCGCCACCGTCATGGGCGGGGTGGTGGTGATGCTGTTCTTCGCGGGACTGCTGGAGGGTTTCGGCCGCCAGCTGATCGTCTGGACGCCGGCCCGCTACGGCGTGGCGGCGGTCACGGCCCTGATCTGGGGCCTCTATTTCTACGCGCCGCGCCGGGGGGCGAAGGCATGA